One window of the Staphylococcus equorum genome contains the following:
- a CDS encoding monovalent cation:proton antiporter family protein, with translation MEFLSLVVVVLAAFLTPILVNRLRVSFLPVVVAEILMGIVIGHSFLNLVERDAMLNILSTLGFIFLMFLSGLEIDFKAFKKDKSSTAQEEKSKKQEPGHLQLAVIVFMAIMIISIVFAYMFKWFGLIDDVLLMVIIISTISLGVVVPTLKEMNIMRTTIGQFILLVAVLADLVTMILLTGYGAIHASGSTSLWLIGSLVVFTLIFYFLGGIFKKAQFLQMLMDGTTQIGIRAVFALIILLVALAEGVGAENILGAFLAGVVVSLLGPDEDMVEKLDSFGYGFFIPIFFIMVGVDLNIPELIKEPSLLLIIPFLILAFLISKLVPVFYIRRWFDMKTTISSAFLLTSTLSLVIASAKIAEQLGTISSEISGILILSAVITCVFVPIVFKKMFPMPDEATRQIEVSLIGKNQLTIPIAQNLTSQLYQVSLYYRNDLSDKRKLSDAISMVEIADYEEELLERLGLFERNIVVCSTNDDDINRKVALMAKERGVKRVICRLESSSSDIELQREGIEVFSSYLSNKILLKGLIETPNMLNLLSNVETSLYEIAMLNHQYDQIQLRNFPFDGDIIFVRIIRNNESIVPHGDTQLRYRDRVIVTGSKEYVDELKRELEFYY, from the coding sequence ATGGAATTTCTATCGCTTGTTGTCGTTGTATTAGCGGCATTTTTAACACCAATTTTAGTCAATAGACTACGTGTTAGTTTTTTACCTGTCGTAGTTGCTGAAATATTAATGGGGATCGTCATTGGTCACTCATTTTTAAATTTAGTAGAACGCGATGCGATGCTTAATATTTTATCCACTTTAGGATTTATCTTTTTAATGTTTTTAAGTGGTTTAGAAATAGATTTTAAAGCATTTAAAAAAGATAAAAGTTCGACTGCACAAGAAGAAAAATCTAAAAAACAAGAACCTGGGCATTTACAATTAGCAGTTATTGTATTTATGGCTATTATGATTATTTCAATTGTATTTGCTTATATGTTTAAATGGTTTGGTTTAATTGATGATGTCTTACTTATGGTAATTATTATTTCAACAATTTCATTAGGTGTAGTAGTACCAACTTTAAAAGAAATGAACATTATGCGTACTACAATAGGACAATTTATCCTACTTGTTGCTGTATTAGCAGATTTAGTGACAATGATATTACTTACAGGTTATGGTGCGATACATGCTTCTGGTAGTACATCACTTTGGTTAATTGGTAGTTTAGTAGTATTTACGCTAATCTTTTATTTCTTAGGAGGCATCTTCAAGAAAGCGCAGTTCCTACAAATGTTGATGGATGGTACGACACAAATTGGAATACGTGCAGTCTTTGCATTGATTATTTTGTTAGTAGCTTTAGCAGAAGGCGTAGGAGCTGAAAATATACTTGGGGCATTTTTAGCAGGTGTCGTTGTATCACTCTTAGGTCCAGATGAAGATATGGTAGAGAAGTTAGACTCATTTGGTTATGGTTTCTTTATTCCTATATTTTTTATAATGGTAGGGGTAGATTTAAATATTCCAGAGTTAATTAAAGAACCTTCGTTATTATTAATAATACCCTTTTTAATATTAGCATTTTTAATTTCGAAATTAGTTCCTGTGTTTTACATACGTAGATGGTTTGATATGAAAACTACAATTTCTTCGGCCTTTCTACTAACTTCAACATTGTCTTTAGTAATCGCATCGGCGAAAATTGCTGAACAATTAGGTACTATTTCTAGTGAAATATCAGGTATTTTAATACTAAGTGCAGTTATTACATGTGTATTTGTACCTATTGTCTTTAAAAAGATGTTCCCAATGCCAGATGAAGCAACAAGACAAATTGAAGTTAGCTTAATCGGTAAAAATCAATTAACAATACCTATCGCTCAAAATTTAACTTCACAACTTTATCAAGTTTCACTTTATTATAGAAATGATTTAAGTGATAAACGCAAGCTTTCTGATGCAATTTCTATGGTTGAAATTGCAGATTATGAAGAAGAATTGTTGGAACGTTTAGGATTATTTGAAAGAAATATTGTAGTCTGTTCAACTAATGATGATGATATAAACCGAAAAGTTGCTTTAATGGCTAAAGAACGTGGCGTTAAACGAGTGATTTGTAGGTTAGAATCAAGTTCTAGTGATATTGAACTACAAAGAGAAGGCATAGAAGTATTCAGTAGCTATTTGAGTAACAAGATATTACTGAAAGGTCTAATTGAAACACCAAACATGCTTAATCTTTTAAGTAATGTTGAAACTTCATTATATGAAATTGCAATGTTAAATCATCAATATGACCAAATTCAATTACGTAATTTCCCATTCGATGGTGATATTATCTTTGTACGTATCATTAGAAATAATGAGTCTATCGTACCTCATGGTGATACACAATTACGTTATAGAGATAGAGTGATTGTAACTGGGTCTAAAGAATATGTGGATGAATTGAAACGTGAATTAGAATTTTATTATTAG
- a CDS encoding UDP-N-acetylmuramoyl-L-alanyl-D-glutamate--L-lysine ligase, with protein sequence MDANLLFEKIRVKQVVGTLERDVTDITTDSRTAQQGSVFVASKGYTVDSHKFCQDVVNQGCQIVVVSQAQELDGNVTQIIVPDTLRVASLLANKLFNYPSKQLVTYGVTGTNGKTSIATMIHHIYRKLGKGSAYLGTNGFQINEEKSKGSNTTPETVALTKKINEAVEKKAEAMTLEVSSHGLSLGRLSGVNFDVAIFSNLTQDHLDFHGTMEAYGHAKSLLFSQLGQDLSQEKFVVLNQDDGFSEYLASVSPFEAFTYGINNKAQFMAEDINESLQGASFNFVTPEGNFYVKSPYVGLFNVSNIMAAMIAVWSKGVNLSEIVKAVENLEPVEGRLEVLDETLPIDLIIDYAHTADGMDKLIDAVQPFTSQKLIFLCGLAGERDMSKAPEMGRIACRADYVVFTPDNPANDEPKVLTQALAQGATHQNYIEFDDRAEGIRHAIDIAEPGDTVVLASKGREPYQIMPGHVKVPHRDDLIGLEAAYKKFGGGPVED encoded by the coding sequence TTGGATGCAAATTTGTTATTTGAAAAAATAAGAGTAAAACAAGTTGTCGGTACGTTAGAGAGAGATGTAACAGATATCACAACTGATTCTCGTACTGCACAACAAGGTAGCGTTTTTGTAGCATCGAAAGGTTATACTGTTGATAGTCACAAATTCTGTCAAGACGTAGTAAACCAAGGCTGCCAAATCGTCGTCGTAAGTCAAGCGCAAGAATTAGACGGTAATGTGACACAAATCATAGTACCTGATACTTTACGCGTAGCAAGTCTATTAGCAAACAAGTTATTTAATTATCCAAGTAAACAGCTTGTCACTTATGGTGTTACAGGAACAAATGGTAAGACGTCAATTGCTACAATGATACACCATATCTATAGAAAATTAGGTAAAGGTAGTGCTTACTTAGGAACAAATGGTTTTCAGATTAATGAAGAAAAATCAAAAGGCTCTAATACTACACCAGAAACTGTAGCTTTAACTAAAAAAATCAATGAAGCTGTTGAAAAGAAAGCTGAAGCTATGACTTTAGAAGTTTCAAGTCATGGGTTATCATTGGGACGCTTAAGTGGTGTTAACTTTGATGTGGCAATTTTTTCAAATTTAACACAAGACCATTTAGATTTTCACGGTACGATGGAAGCATATGGCCATGCAAAATCACTATTATTTAGCCAACTTGGCCAAGATTTGTCTCAAGAAAAGTTTGTTGTGTTAAATCAAGATGATGGATTTTCTGAATATCTTGCGTCAGTATCACCATTTGAAGCGTTTACTTACGGCATTAATAACAAAGCACAATTTATGGCTGAAGATATAAATGAATCATTACAGGGTGCGAGTTTTAATTTTGTAACGCCAGAGGGTAATTTTTATGTGAAATCACCATATGTCGGGCTTTTTAATGTTTCTAATATTATGGCAGCAATGATTGCTGTTTGGAGTAAGGGCGTTAATCTAAGTGAAATTGTAAAAGCAGTTGAAAATTTAGAACCAGTCGAAGGCAGACTCGAAGTATTAGACGAAACGTTACCAATTGATTTGATTATTGACTATGCACATACAGCAGATGGTATGGATAAATTAATTGATGCAGTTCAACCCTTTACTTCACAAAAATTAATTTTCTTATGTGGTTTGGCAGGAGAACGAGATATGAGCAAAGCACCTGAAATGGGACGCATTGCATGCCGTGCGGACTACGTGGTTTTCACACCAGATAATCCAGCAAACGATGAGCCTAAAGTGTTAACACAGGCACTAGCACAAGGTGCGACACATCAAAATTACATTGAATTTGATGATCGTGCAGAAGGAATTCGCCATGCGATTGATATCGCTGAACCTGGAGATACAGTAG
- a CDS encoding diglucosyl diacylglycerol synthase produces MVTQNKKILILTGSFGNGHLQVTQSVVNQFNEMNLDNLTVIEHDLFLEAHPILTSICKKWYINSFKYFRNMYKAFYYSRPDQLDKCFYKYYGLNKLINLLLKEKPDLILLTFPTPVMSVLTEQFDMNIPIATVMTDYRMQKNWITPHSQRYYLATEDLKDEFASIGIPKSQIKVTGIPIADKFEEEIDKTSWLRQNNLAPDKPTILMSAGAFGVSKGFDQMIQEILNRSPHSQVVMICGKNKELKRTLSAQFKNYDNVLIVGYTKQMNEWMASSQLMITKPGGITISEALTRQTPMIFLNPAPGQELENANYFEEKGFGLIADTPEEAIQQVATLTNTPSKIAEMTQSMNESRIPYSTYKLCNDLLNLLDHSSRYEEVYGKVPLYAKLFVK; encoded by the coding sequence ATGGTTACTCAAAATAAAAAAATACTAATCCTTACTGGATCCTTTGGTAATGGTCATTTACAGGTTACTCAAAGTGTAGTGAACCAGTTTAACGAAATGAATCTAGACAATTTAACAGTTATTGAACATGATTTGTTTTTAGAAGCTCACCCAATACTGACTTCTATATGTAAAAAGTGGTACATTAACAGTTTTAAATATTTCAGAAATATGTACAAAGCATTTTACTATAGTCGTCCCGACCAATTAGACAAATGTTTCTATAAATACTATGGACTTAATAAATTAATAAATTTACTGTTAAAGGAAAAGCCTGATTTAATCTTGCTTACTTTCCCAACACCAGTAATGTCTGTTTTAACAGAACAATTTGATATGAACATTCCTATTGCAACTGTGATGACAGATTATAGAATGCAAAAGAACTGGATAACTCCTCATTCTCAAAGATATTATCTAGCTACAGAAGATTTAAAAGATGAGTTTGCTAGCATAGGTATTCCTAAATCCCAGATAAAAGTTACAGGAATCCCTATCGCAGATAAATTCGAAGAGGAAATTGATAAAACATCGTGGCTACGCCAAAATAATTTAGCCCCTGACAAACCAACAATACTCATGTCTGCAGGTGCCTTTGGTGTATCAAAAGGTTTCGATCAAATGATACAAGAAATATTAAACCGAAGTCCTCACTCTCAAGTCGTAATGATTTGTGGTAAAAATAAAGAATTGAAACGTACGTTATCTGCACAATTTAAAAATTACGACAACGTACTTATCGTAGGCTATACTAAGCAGATGAATGAATGGATGGCTTCAAGCCAATTGATGATTACTAAACCAGGCGGCATCACAATATCCGAAGCCTTGACACGTCAAACACCTATGATTTTCTTAAATCCTGCTCCAGGTCAAGAGTTAGAGAATGCAAATTACTTTGAAGAAAAAGGATTTGGTTTGATTGCTGACACACCTGAAGAAGCAATTCAACAGGTGGCAACATTAACAAATACACCATCAAAAATAGCAGAAATGACTCAGTCAATGAATGAATCTCGAATTCCATATTCAACCTACAAGTTGTGTAATGACTTGTTAAATTTACTAGATCATTCATCTCGCTATGAAGAAGTTTACGGAAAGGTTCCTTTATATGCAAAGCTCTTCGTTAAATAA
- the ltaA gene encoding lipoteichoic acid biosynthesis MFS flippase LtaA codes for MQSSSLNKDNYHSSKNFIILLVILFLMEFARGMYILSYLALLPTATSIAVGITSIAISAHFIADATTNFVIGFLLKRLGTKLVLTLGFLLAFGSLFLVIWFPTSPIVLIISAVLLGIAVSPIWVIMLASVDEKNRGKQMGYVYFSWLLGLLVGMVGMNLIFKFHPTKFAFMMALVVLIAWILYYFVKIRLTNYNTRPVKQQLGQIVDVTKRHLILFPGILLQGASITALVPILPTYATKVVGVSTVEYTMALVFGGIGCAISMLFLSKVIDKHGTLFMYCVIFGGFILYTIMIFGLSLITDIALVWILAIFIGLMYGILLPAWNTFMASHIHIDEQEETWGVFNSVQGFGSMIGPLVGGLITQFTASVNNTFYFSALLFLFLAIFYGIYFIRNKKYHLNS; via the coding sequence ATGCAAAGCTCTTCGTTAAATAAAGATAATTATCATTCAAGTAAAAACTTTATAATATTGTTAGTAATTTTGTTCTTAATGGAATTTGCCCGAGGCATGTATATATTAAGTTACTTAGCATTACTTCCAACAGCAACCTCAATTGCGGTAGGTATTACATCTATCGCTATTTCTGCTCATTTTATAGCTGATGCAACAACCAACTTCGTGATTGGTTTTTTACTTAAACGATTAGGCACGAAACTCGTACTCACATTAGGCTTCCTACTTGCATTCGGAAGCTTGTTCTTAGTCATTTGGTTCCCGACTTCTCCGATTGTTCTAATTATCAGTGCAGTACTACTTGGTATAGCTGTTAGTCCTATTTGGGTTATTATGCTTGCAAGTGTCGATGAGAAAAATCGTGGCAAACAAATGGGATATGTTTATTTTTCATGGCTCCTCGGTTTACTTGTCGGTATGGTGGGCATGAATCTTATCTTCAAGTTCCATCCGACGAAATTTGCATTTATGATGGCGTTAGTAGTACTAATTGCTTGGATTTTATATTACTTCGTGAAGATAAGACTTACGAATTATAATACTCGACCAGTTAAACAACAATTAGGTCAAATCGTAGATGTGACAAAACGTCATTTAATTTTATTCCCAGGTATTTTATTACAAGGTGCTTCTATCACAGCATTAGTTCCTATCCTACCTACATATGCAACAAAAGTTGTCGGTGTATCTACAGTAGAATATACTATGGCACTTGTATTTGGCGGTATTGGTTGTGCAATCTCAATGCTTTTCTTATCAAAAGTCATTGATAAACATGGCACATTATTTATGTACTGCGTCATTTTTGGTGGTTTTATATTATATACGATAATGATATTTGGTCTATCACTGATTACAGATATTGCACTTGTATGGATATTGGCAATCTTTATTGGTCTGATGTATGGTATATTACTACCTGCATGGAACACATTTATGGCAAGCCATATACATATAGATGAACAAGAAGAGACTTGGGGCGTATTTAACAGTGTACAAGGATTTGGTTCAATGATTGGTCCGCTTGTCGGTGGCTTAATCACCCAATTCACAGCTTCTGTAAATAATACGTTTTATTTCTCAGCATTATTATTCTTATTCTTAGCTATATTCTATGGCATATACTTTATTAGAAATAAAAAATATCACCTTAACTCATAA
- a CDS encoding YjcG family protein, with amino-acid sequence MILGLALIPSKAFQDEVNAYRKRYDAHYASIMPHITIKGQFKINDSDLESVKETIKSRLEGIPAVDVHATKASNFAPITNVIYFKVEKTETLEKLFYKFNNGDFHGVPDHSFVPHFTIAQGLTSQEFEDIYGQLKLAGIDYKETIEQLSLVYYDEKDEKWKVLDNFNLA; translated from the coding sequence ATGATTTTAGGATTAGCATTAATTCCGTCAAAAGCGTTTCAAGATGAAGTGAATGCATATCGTAAGCGTTATGATGCTCACTATGCGTCAATTATGCCGCATATCACGATTAAGGGGCAATTTAAAATAAACGATAGCGATTTAGAATCTGTCAAAGAGACAATTAAATCTAGACTTGAGGGTATACCAGCAGTTGATGTTCATGCAACAAAAGCATCGAACTTCGCGCCGATTACCAATGTCATTTATTTTAAAGTTGAAAAAACTGAAACTTTAGAAAAATTATTCTACAAATTTAACAATGGTGATTTTCATGGCGTGCCAGATCACTCATTTGTACCACATTTCACAATTGCGCAAGGACTAACAAGCCAAGAGTTCGAAGATATTTATGGACAATTGAAATTAGCGGGTATTGATTATAAAGAAACAATTGAACAACTTTCTTTAGTTTATTACGATGAGAAAGATGAAAAATGGAAAGTATTAGATAACTTTAACTTAGCTTAA
- the cozEa gene encoding lipoteichoic acid biosynthesis protein CozEa produces MLNKVWFRTGVALLILFLLIKLVMEVHSVFTPFIVIIQSVLLPLLLSGFLFYVCLPFQKILEKYKVPRWGSITIILIALVIIISSFVGYIAPLIIDQISKLIKQIPALQNEIQSIVNFALDQMERLPADVTDRINNMIKSMSDGATSILSNSLGFVTSFISTMFLLIMVPFFLIYMLKDHERFIPFIARLFKGDRKVFVVELLKDLNETVKSYIQGQVTVSIILGVILYIGYSILGLNYTLLLVMFACLANMIPFLGPWMAFVPAGIIGIIQSPTIFIWVCIITLIAQQLEGNVITPNVMGKSLNIHPLTVIVVILAAGNLGGFVLILVAVPLYAIIKSIVRNVFRYRQQLIEAANSDVKD; encoded by the coding sequence ATGCTTAATAAGGTTTGGTTTAGAACAGGTGTTGCCTTGCTCATCCTGTTTTTACTTATCAAATTAGTAATGGAAGTCCATAGTGTATTCACACCATTTATTGTTATTATTCAATCGGTATTGTTACCACTGTTACTTAGCGGCTTCTTATTCTATGTCTGTTTACCTTTTCAAAAAATTCTTGAAAAATACAAAGTTCCACGTTGGGGTAGTATAACAATTATCTTGATTGCGTTAGTTATTATTATAAGCAGCTTTGTAGGTTATATTGCACCGCTGATAATAGATCAAATTTCAAAATTAATTAAACAAATCCCAGCTCTACAAAATGAAATTCAAAGCATTGTTAATTTTGCTTTAGATCAAATGGAAAGATTACCAGCAGATGTAACAGACAGAATTAATAATATGATTAAATCAATGAGCGATGGCGCTACTAGTATATTATCTAATTCATTAGGGTTTGTGACATCATTTATTTCTACTATGTTTCTACTTATCATGGTGCCATTCTTCCTAATTTATATGCTAAAAGACCACGAAAGATTCATTCCTTTTATTGCAAGATTATTTAAAGGGGATAGAAAAGTATTCGTAGTTGAATTATTAAAAGACTTAAATGAAACAGTTAAATCTTATATTCAAGGTCAAGTAACTGTAAGTATTATTTTAGGTGTCATTTTATATATTGGTTATTCTATACTAGGACTTAACTATACATTATTACTTGTTATGTTTGCCTGTCTTGCCAATATGATTCCGTTCTTAGGCCCTTGGATGGCATTTGTACCAGCTGGAATCATTGGCATTATACAAAGTCCAACAATATTTATTTGGGTCTGTATCATTACACTGATTGCACAACAGCTAGAAGGAAATGTCATTACGCCAAATGTTATGGGTAAATCTTTAAACATCCATCCATTAACAGTCATTGTTGTAATTTTAGCAGCAGGTAACCTTGGTGGTTTTGTACTCATTCTTGTTGCAGTGCCACTATATGCTATTATTAAATCTATCGTCCGTAATGTATTCCGGTATAGACAACAGCTTATTGAAGCAGCTAATAGTGACGTCAAAGATTAG
- a CDS encoding esterase family protein, with translation MYDFQPGRINKISFPSELLERDVTLSIYLPKDFSELFKYKVVFCFDGLDFFSFGRIHRSYENLRETNEIEKAIFVGFHYEDVDKRRAEFHPQGARTHLTVKAVANEILPFIDRTFPTYKVGNARILLGDSLAGSVALMTALSYPRIFSQVGLLSPQHDEVIQTLIERCQFQEQLTIWHAVGLEEEDFELPTNGKRADFLTPNRELKSIIEANNFTHHYIEFEGGHRWKSWKHLLDDLLKYFLSDNISF, from the coding sequence ATGTATGATTTTCAACCAGGAAGAATTAATAAAATTAGTTTTCCTAGCGAATTATTAGAAAGAGATGTCACACTATCTATTTACTTACCAAAAGATTTTTCGGAATTATTTAAGTATAAAGTTGTATTTTGTTTTGATGGTTTAGATTTTTTTAGTTTTGGAAGAATTCATAGAAGTTATGAAAATCTACGTGAAACGAATGAAATTGAAAAAGCAATCTTCGTTGGCTTTCATTATGAAGACGTTGATAAACGCCGTGCTGAATTTCATCCACAAGGAGCGCGTACGCATTTAACAGTTAAAGCGGTAGCGAACGAAATTTTACCTTTCATTGATCGAACGTTTCCTACATATAAAGTAGGTAATGCGCGTATATTACTTGGAGATAGTTTAGCTGGAAGCGTAGCCTTAATGACTGCTTTATCTTATCCAAGAATTTTTAGTCAAGTCGGTTTATTAAGTCCACAACATGATGAAGTGATTCAGACTTTAATTGAACGATGTCAATTTCAAGAACAGTTAACAATATGGCATGCTGTTGGTTTAGAAGAAGAAGACTTTGAGTTACCAACAAACGGTAAACGTGCAGATTTTCTAACGCCTAACCGTGAACTGAAATCCATTATTGAAGCAAATAACTTCACGCATCATTACATAGAGTTTGAAGGCGGCCATAGATGGAAATCATGGAAGCATTTACTCGATGATTTGCTAAAGTATTTTTTGTCAGATAATATTTCATTTTAA
- a CDS encoding alanine/glycine:cation symporter family protein yields the protein MLESLLTWLYDIVWSKPLVYGLLLTGVLFSFMLRFFQVRHFKEMIRLMFQGEKSPTGISSFQAIALSLAGRVGTGNIVGVSTAIFIGGPGAIFWMWASAFLGAGSAFIESTLGQIYKREEKGQYRGGPAFYIEYGIKGKLGKIYGLIFAVVTVISVGLLLPGVQSNAISSSMKNAFSFDPWIVATILAVLIALIIFGGIKWIANAATAVVPFMAILYILMAVVIIFINIEQVPALFALIFKSAFGFEAAFGGIVGAMIEIGVKRGLYSNEAGQGTGPHAASAAEVSHPAKQGLVQSFSVYIDTLFVCTATGLIILLSGTYNVTGNADMSDGKSSLIKDNGVFVEMSNGDKDYSGTAMYAQAGIDKAFQGSGYQFDPAFSGIGSYFIAIALFFFAFTTILAYYYIAETNITYLTRKSSKKMTFVYINITRTVLIAATVYGAVKTADLAWMMGDLGVGMMAWLNIIAIWILHKPAINALKDYEKQKNDLGSGKKAIYKPDPKKLPNAVFWHKDYPKRLKEENFEE from the coding sequence ATGTTAGAGAGTTTACTTACGTGGTTGTATGATATTGTATGGAGCAAGCCTTTAGTCTATGGTTTGTTACTTACGGGGGTATTATTTTCATTTATGTTACGCTTTTTCCAAGTTAGACATTTTAAAGAAATGATACGTCTAATGTTTCAAGGGGAGAAATCACCTACAGGTATATCCAGTTTCCAAGCGATTGCACTATCATTAGCAGGTCGTGTAGGTACTGGTAATATTGTAGGGGTGTCAACTGCCATATTCATTGGTGGTCCTGGTGCAATATTCTGGATGTGGGCATCAGCATTTTTAGGAGCTGGTAGTGCATTTATTGAATCTACACTCGGTCAGATTTATAAAAGGGAAGAAAAGGGGCAATACCGAGGTGGACCAGCATTCTATATCGAATATGGTATCAAAGGTAAACTCGGTAAAATTTATGGTTTAATCTTTGCTGTAGTAACAGTAATTTCAGTAGGTTTATTATTACCAGGTGTTCAATCCAACGCAATTTCTAGTTCAATGAAAAATGCGTTTAGTTTTGATCCATGGATAGTCGCAACAATTTTGGCAGTATTAATTGCTTTAATTATTTTCGGTGGTATTAAATGGATTGCAAACGCTGCAACAGCAGTTGTTCCGTTTATGGCAATTTTATATATTTTAATGGCAGTTGTTATTATATTTATTAATATTGAACAAGTTCCAGCGCTATTTGCTTTAATATTCAAATCTGCGTTTGGGTTTGAAGCAGCATTTGGTGGGATCGTTGGGGCAATGATTGAAATTGGTGTTAAAAGAGGTCTATATTCCAATGAAGCAGGTCAAGGGACGGGGCCACATGCTGCGTCTGCAGCAGAAGTATCTCATCCAGCTAAACAAGGTCTAGTACAATCATTCTCAGTATATATTGATACACTTTTTGTGTGTACGGCAACAGGTTTAATAATTTTACTTTCAGGTACATATAATGTCACTGGTAATGCTGACATGTCAGACGGTAAATCCAGTTTGATTAAAGATAATGGTGTTTTTGTAGAGATGTCGAATGGAGATAAAGATTACTCTGGTACAGCAATGTACGCGCAAGCTGGTATTGATAAAGCTTTCCAAGGAAGTGGTTATCAATTCGATCCTGCATTCTCAGGAATAGGGTCATACTTCATTGCGATTGCACTATTCTTCTTTGCCTTTACAACAATATTGGCATATTACTATATTGCTGAAACCAATATTACGTATCTAACTAGAAAAAGTTCGAAAAAAATGACTTTTGTTTATATTAATATCACTAGAACTGTTCTCATTGCAGCTACAGTGTATGGTGCAGTTAAAACTGCTGACTTAGCGTGGATGATGGGTGATTTAGGTGTAGGTATGATGGCTTGGCTAAATATCATTGCTATTTGGATATTGCATAAGCCTGCAATTAACGCTTTGAAAGATTATGAGAAACAGAAGAACGACCTTGGATCAGGTAAAAAAGCAATTTATAAACCAGATCCTAAGAAATTACCTAATGCTGTCTTCTGGCACAAAGATTATCCTAAACGCCTAAAAGAAGAAAATTTTGAGGAATAA
- the fabI gene encoding enoyl-ACP reductase FabI, giving the protein MFNLENKTFVIMGIANKRSIGFGVAKVLDELGANLVFTYRKDRSKKELEKLVAQLNQETHHMYQIDVQKDEDVVDGFAKIGEEVGNINGVYHSIAFANMEDLRGRFIDTSRDGFLLAQDISSYSLTIVSREAKKLMPEGGSIVATTYLGGEFAVQNYNVMGVAKASLEANVRYLALDLGEDNIRVNAISAGPIRTLSAKGVGGFNTILNEIKERAPLKRNVDQEEVGKTAAYLLSDFSSGVTGENIHVDSGYHIVK; this is encoded by the coding sequence ATGTTTAATTTAGAAAATAAAACGTTTGTCATTATGGGTATTGCTAATAAACGTAGTATCGGATTTGGTGTAGCTAAAGTATTAGATGAATTAGGTGCAAATTTAGTATTTACATATCGTAAAGATAGAAGTAAAAAAGAGTTGGAAAAATTAGTAGCACAACTGAATCAAGAAACACATCATATGTACCAAATTGATGTTCAAAAAGATGAAGATGTTGTTGACGGTTTTGCGAAAATTGGCGAAGAAGTCGGAAACATTAATGGTGTTTATCACTCAATCGCTTTTGCAAACATGGAAGATTTACGTGGTCGTTTCATAGATACTTCTCGCGATGGTTTTTTATTAGCGCAAGACATAAGTTCGTACTCATTAACAATCGTGTCACGTGAAGCTAAAAAATTGATGCCTGAAGGTGGTAGTATCGTAGCTACAACTTACTTAGGTGGAGAATTTGCTGTTCAAAATTATAATGTTATGGGTGTTGCTAAAGCAAGTTTAGAAGCAAATGTCCGTTATTTAGCATTAGATTTAGGTGAAGACAATATTCGTGTAAATGCAATCTCAGCAGGACCAATACGTACTTTAAGTGCAAAAGGTGTAGGCGGATTCAATACGATTTTAAATGAGATAAAAGAACGTGCACCATTAAAACGTAATGTTGATCAAGAAGAAGTAGGTAAAACTGCAGCATACTTATTAAGTGATTTCTCTAGTGGAGTAACTGGTGAAAACATTCATGTTGACAGTGGTTATCATATCGTTAAATAA